The following are encoded in a window of Salmo trutta chromosome 27, fSalTru1.1, whole genome shotgun sequence genomic DNA:
- the LOC115164197 gene encoding C-C motif chemokine 28 — protein sequence MDLRVMVMLLFLCALAISTTEGGIPKCCVTTSMNIPTNVLKKVERAEMQRSNGVCDINALVLHVKGKKLCAHPKVKRKLKRMQRKKDGKPKRN from the exons ATGGATCTTAGAGTGATGGTGATGCTGCTCTTTCTGTGTGCTCTGGCCATCTCAACTACTGAAG GTGGCATTCCTAAATGCTGTGTGACGACATCTATGAACATTCCCACCAATGTGCTGAAGaaggtggagagagcagagatgcagagaagcaatGGTGTCTGTGACATCAACGCACTTGT ACTGCACGTGAAAGGGAAGAAGCTCTGCGCCCACCCAAAGGTAAAGAGAAAGCTGAAGAGGATGCAGAGAAAAAAGGACGGAAAACCGAAAAGGAATTAG
- the LOC115164196 gene encoding vasotocin-neurophysin VT 2: MPHSTLLLCVIGLLAFSSACYIQNCPRGGKRALPDTGSRQCMTCGPGDQGRCFGPSICCGEGLGCWMGSSETARCFEENYLPTPCQTGGRPCGSDAGHCAATGVCCDSESCVLDPDCLGESRYHSPADHSAGARSGSPEELLLRQLHFATRGQSE; the protein is encoded by the exons ATGCCACATTCCACGCTTCTACTGTGCGTCATCGGACTCCTAGCGTTCTCCTCTGCGTGCTACATCCAGAACTGTCCCAGAGGCGGGAAACGCGCGTTACCGGACACCGGCAGCAGACAG TGCATGACATGTGGACCAGGGGACCAGGGCCGCTGCTTTGGCCCCAGTATCTGCTGTGGGGAGGGGCTGGGCTGCTGGATGGGCTCCTCAGAGACAGCACGCTGCTTTGAGGAGAATTACCTGCCCACCCCCTGCCAGACAGGAGGGAGACCTTGTGGATCTGATGCAGGACACTGCGCTGCAACAGGAGTTTGCTGTGACTCAG AGAGCTGTGTTCTAGATCCAGACTGTTTGGGGGAGAGTCGGTACCACTCTCCTGCCGATCACAGCGCTGGAGCCAGAAGTGGCTCACCGGAGGAACTGCTGCTGCGCCAGCTACACTTTGCCACCAGGGGGCAGAGTGAATAG
- the LOC115164198 gene encoding RING finger protein 37, with protein sequence MVVNLCLPHFKTTIQCDKLCADGYDVTNLLSADPAVRRRGFKLEYFLRPPVQVTLQFGFQVEVCRVDVELWPWGMDRGQACKRLEISTSSDPPLPHSHSLEQGQSQVQQGQEKGQQWDQAKAQFKGHQWSLQAQQWSLQGQEKSQQWAQRGQTQSHTDTSQGDFRLVGRCELREETHVSFSHPCFRPRPPFPSLPPPPREGCRQEELWSRGPLSLGSVKQLRVSVPYGAGASAMGLKALAVWGLPSRCCPPEEAERVRIAHENASLRPAPQLSHLASAQPSPVIQPQPLSQTTTATSLLQVPEDFLDPLTQEVMLLPMLLPSGVSVDSSTLEEYQRREATWGRVPNDPFTGVPFIPEAQALPNPHLKSRIDRFLLQTGLEVREGMVGRQVQGESPHTSRLIPPQRTGDSGDPAVTTAAAAIESANHQGALSRNSGTLTQTTQKRVESVNTARSHSTQHRGTGAFNNRVKNGKDRCAVKVGRKEGVVDRVSPQDGGPDLGSRRKRELEVWATLIRSKGKGEPTVAKAASASAGHAKELLPDSKRLRTETNSTICTATVPSGSSHEHCSSASLDHEQRLSASLDQALLSALQGRPSFTSYTSQTPQVQHKHTDTPADTPTAFPISLLPPLLSPLPFLSLPGENRCGSCSCSLSVYSTSPSAYRLPCGHFLCRPCLHRKSRPLVTTAMPNHILCPTCNIPASSSNITRVHH encoded by the exons ATGGTGGTGAATCTCTGCCTGCCACATTTCAAGACCACCATCCAGTGTGACAAG CTGTGTGCAGATGGGTATGACGTCACCAACCTCCTATCGGCCGACCCAGCAGTCCGGAGGCGGGGTTTTAAGCTGGAGTACTTCCTTCGGCCACCCGTTCAG GTGACACTGCAGTTTGGTTTCCAGGTGGAAGTGTGTCGGGTGGATGTGGAGCTGTGGCCCTGGGGGATGGACCGTGGACAAGCCTGCAAGAGGCTGGAGATCAGCACCAGCTCTGATCCCCCACTCCCTCACAGTCACAGCCTAGAGCAGGGCCAAAGTCAGGTCCAACAAGGCCAAGAGAAGGGCCAGCAATGGGACCAAGCCAAGGCCCAATTCAAAGGCCACCAATGGAGCCTCCAGGCCCAACAATGGAGCCTACAAGGCCAGGAGAAGAGCCAGCAATGGGCCCAACGTGGCCAAACTCAGAGTCACACAGACACCAGCCAGGGGGATTTCCGCCTAGTGGGACGCTGTGAACTAAGAGAAGAGACCCATGTCAGTTTCTCCCATCCGTGTTTCCGCCCGcgccctcccttcccctccctgcCACCGCCCCCCCGAGAGGGGTGTAGACAAGAGGAGCTGTGGAGTAGGGGGCCGCTCTCACTAGGCTCTGTGAAGCAACTCCGTGTGTCAGTGCCGTACGGTGCGGGTGCCTCCGCGATGGGGCTCAAGGCACTGGCAGTGTGGGGGCTGCCTTCTCGCTGCTGCCCTCCAGAGGAGGCGGAGAGGGTGAGAATAGCACATGAGAATGCTAGCCTGAGACCAGCGCCACAGCTTAGCCACTTGGCATCAGCGCAGCCTTCACCTGTCATTCAACCACAGCCACTGTCACAGACGACAACAGCAACTAG CCTCCTGCAGGTCCCTGAGGATTTCCTGGACCCCCTGACCCAGGAAGTAATGCTGCTCCCTATGCTGCTGCCCAGCGGAGTGTCTGTGGACAGCTCCACTCTGGAGGAGTACCAGAGGAGGGAGGCTACCTGGGGTCGTGTCCCCAACGACCCCTTCACCGGTGTCCCCTTCATCCCTGAGGCACAGGCCCTCCCCAACCCCCACCTGAAGAGCCGCATTGACCGCTTCCTGCTTCAaacagggttagaggtcagggaggGGATGGTGGGGAGGCAGGTCCAGGGGGAGAGTCCGCACACCTCCAGGCTCATACCCCCACAGAGGACTGGGGACAGTGGGGACCCTGCTgtcactactgctgctgctgctatagagTCAGCCAACCACCAGGGTGCACTTAGCAGAAACAGTGGGACTCTCACACAGACTACCCAAAAACGTGTAGAAAGTGTTAATACTGCGAGGAGCCACTCTACACAGCACAGGGGAACCGGAGCTTTTAACAACAGGGTGAAGAATGGGAAGGACCGGTGTGCTGTTAAAGTTGGTCGTAAAGAAGGGGTAGTGGATAGAGTGAGTCCCCAGGATGGAGGGCCAGATTTGGGTAgtaggaggaagagagagctggaggtTTGGGCCACTCTGATTCGCTCTAAGGGAAAGGGTGAGCCCACCGTGGCCAAAGCAGCCTCTGCTAGTGCTGGTCACGCAAAGGAGCTACTTCCCGACTCGAAAAGACTAAGAACCGAGACAAACTCCACTATCTGCACAG CCACCGTTCCCAGCGGTAGCTCCCATGAGCATTGTTCGTCTGCCAGTCTAGACCATGAGCAGCGTTTGTCTGCCAGTCTAGACCAGGCCCTTCTCTCAGCCCTGCAGGGTCGACCCTCCTTTACCTCCTACACCTCCCAAACCCCCCAggtccaacacaaacacacagacacacccgcTGACACCCCAACAG CTTTTCCTatttctctccttcccccccttctctctccccttccctttctctctctcccaggtgagAACAGGTGTGGTTCGTGTTCCTGCTCTCTGTCCGTCTACTCGACCTCTCCGTCAGCATACCGCCTGCCCTGTGGTCACTTCCTGTGCCGCCCCTGCCTACACAGGAAGTCCCGCCCACTTGTCACCACAGCAATGCCCAATCACATCCTATGTCCCACCTGCAATATCCCTGCCTCTTCCAGTAACATCACACGCGTGCATCACTGA